Below is a genomic region from Desulfobacter sp..
ACAGGGATGATATCCAGGAGTTGGAAAACAAACTTAAATCTGCCCGGGAAAAACAGCGGTTGCTGGTTCAGAGGCATATCCGGGCCCAGAAAAAGAAAAAAGTCCAGCAGGAAATCCGGCGGGTAGACTCTGCCGATGTCATGCAGAAATTTGAAGAGATGGAAAACAACATCGAACGGATGGAAGCTGAAGCCGATCTGGTGAATTACGGCAAACGATCCACCCTGGAAGAAACCTTTGAAGACCTGGCTGCAGACGATGATATTCAAAAGGAACTGGATGCCCTAAAATCCTCCCAATCCCCCCAAAATGATGATACAACCACAAGATAATCATAAGGATTTCGGAGGACTTATATGAGCGGCGCAATCATCGTAGCAATCTGTATCGGAGGCTTTATCCTGCTTCTGTCCACCCTGGGTCTGATCATCATCGGCATCATCAGGGCAGCCAAAACCGGGGGGCTGTCCAAAAATGAAAAACAGACCCAGACCGAAGAGACCAAGATGATCCAGGATATATTCAACGGGCTGTCAAAAATGGAAGAACGGGTAGAAGCGTTGGAAACCATCCTCATTGAACGCCAGAAAAAAACCAGTTAAAAACGCGGCAGCCTCTGGATAATGTTTTAAAAAAAGGACGTAAAAAATGAAATACCATTATAGGCGACATCAGCATGGCGGATTCAGACGCCAACGAGGCCAGTACGGCAGGTTCAGGCAAAAGATAGACACCCTGGCCACCACCCAGGGGATTTACAGATCCAGGCAGGGCATCTTCATGGGCGTCTGCCGGGGGCTTGCCCAGCACTTTAATTTCTCTGTGTTCTGGACAAGAATCATTGTCTTTATCCTCTTCTTGTTCACCGGGTTCTGGCCCGTGGGGGTGATCTACATTGTTGCAGGCCTGCTTTTAAAACTGGAGCCTGCCATCCCTTTGAAGAACGAAACAGATCAGGAGTTTTACCAGTCCTACACCACCTCAAGGGAATCGGCCATCCAGCGGATCAAACGAAAATTCGACAATATTGACCGGCGAATCCAGAGAATGGAGCATACCGTCACCTCAAGGGAGTTTGATTTTTAACCCATGTTCAAAAGAGATCTGTGCCTGTTTGCCCCTGCAACAGGCACAGGTGTTACAAGTCAAATTTTAGCCCAAAAAAGCCCAAGCCCTCCCAGATCAGGACAAAAGAGAGTATACAGAGCATCAGCCCCAAAAATCTCATGGTGAATACATACATTTTCCCCATTAAAAAAGACCTGGATCTTGCAACCATAAGCGCCAGCCCCACCTTGGATCCCACAAGCATCGCATAAAAAGTTGCCACAAACCCCACACCGGCCAGGGGGGTCAGTTCCCAGGCCCTAGTGGCCGCAGGGCCGCCCACAGAGATCCAAAACAGATACGGATGGGGAGAGAGCAGATTCACCATCACCCCCTTGTAAAATGAGGTTCCCCCATGATTTTTTGTATCCAAAACGGTTGCTTGGGCCCCCAGGCCTGACACCCCCATTTTCAGGATCACAGCCCCGCCCAAAAGGGAAATCAGGCCCAGAACCCAGTTAAAATCCGAAACTTGTGACAGCCCCAGCAATGCCAGGGCAAAAATGGGCAAGTCTGAAACAAGGGGGGCGAACCCCACCCAGATCCCCGCTTTAAGCCCCCGGGAAAGGGTTTCAGAAATAACAAGGGCCAAAAGAGGGCCCGGGGAAAGTCCGGCAGACAATCCCAGGATCAGGCCCATGAGAAGATAATGGCTCATATGGGCCGTAAACCTGTTCTATATTCTTTTAGGTCCTGATTTTCCATTTTCTTTTATGGCCCCCTCTATTTTTTACCGTGGCAGCGTTTAAATTTTTTACCGCTGCCGCAGACACAGGGCTGGTTCCGGGAAAGGGGAACCGGGGCCAGGATTTGACCCTCTGTGTAATACCATCGGTTCTTTATTCTGATGAACAAAGATCTCTCGTGGAGTTGACCCAAGCTGCTGTCCTGCTCAAAAAAGGCCACAAATTCCACCCGGCCTCTGTCCGGGCCGTCCATATCCTTGCCTAAGATATCAAGTCCCAGCCAGCAGGTCTGGCCCATGGTCAGGGCCAAATCTTTTTCAAGCTGCTGGCGGGCAGTTTCATTCCTGGTCTGTTCAGGATCAAGGGTGGCCATAAGATAATTTTTATTCTTTTTGCAAAAGGCCGTATACCGTGATCTCATAAGTTTTTCGGGAGTAGGAGCCCACACGCCGCCGTCGATAAAGAGCTGACAGCAGTCTGCATATTTTTTATTGCTCTTGCAGGGGCATTTTTCAGGGGACATTTTTCAAGAGTCCTTTTTCTTTCAAGCCCCATGCCGCAGGGCAATTTTCTCAAACATCAGGGCAATCCCTTCACAAAGCGTATATATGGACTCAATATCAAGGGTGTCATCCGACACACGGTCAAAATAAATGTGAAGACCTGATTCAAGTCCATCTTCAGGTTTCCAATAGCAAACCATTAAGGGAAAAAAAGGCAGGGGATACAAAACAATTGAAATATCCGAATCAATCTGGCTGACAATTTTCTTGCCGTCGAAAATTTCCAAAAGATCTTTAAAAAAATCCGTATAGGTATCGGCAATTCGCTTTAAGGGTTTTTCGCACCGCTGCTGAAAATGAGCATACCGGGAAGGGCCCCCTTTCAGTTCCCGAAATGTGATCCACTCCCCTTGGGGAGACTTGCCCGAACCGTTCAAAATATAGTTCAATGCCGGTACCACCATATATGCATTGATATGAACCTCAGATGCAAGGTTGCCCTTGGGGTCTGCACTAAATCTTTTACCAAAGATTTTTATGCTCAGTTTATTGTTGGAAAATTGCGCCCCCATGCGTTCTGCGGCTTTGGAAAGATCAATCAAAGAGATCTGTTGCTTTAGGTCTTCAATGGCGCGGGCCTTATTTTCATCAATGGTATCGGGTTTTTCAAATCCCCCCCCATAAAGTTCAATCACCTCTTTTTCCAAATAAGGACACCTTTGGATTGGTTTTGTTTCCTTGAACACGGCCACGGCAAATGCCAGACAGGTTTTTTCACCGCATTCCCTGCAATTAGAGCCGTTCAACAATTTAAAAACTTCCATGGGATTATTAATATGTGACATTCAAAAAAATTCCTTTTTTAAATTACCTCTCATTGAATAGGTTGAGTAACAATTCTCCACTGCCATTGCAACAGGCATTCACGAACAAAATAAAGCCTTACCCCCCAGGGTAAAAAGAAAAAAGGAATTAAACACGGCAAAGGGTAAAACAGGAAAACTATTGCCTAGTGAAAAAACCTGTAATAGCATACTCCCATGCCGCATTTATCTGAAAAGTATATCAAAGAAAGCCTGGCGGATTCTCCTTTGATCTTTGAGAGGGGAAAGCGCACCTGTGAAAACGGGTCTTATTTTTTATCCCAGAAAGATATGGAAGAGGCCAGCTTTGCCTATGAATTTGACGGGACATTCGGCCATTACACCACCCGGATAAAATTCACTAAAGATGCCATCACGGCCCACTGCAACTGCCCCTACCCGGGCAAAGGCTGCCGCCATGCCGTGGCCGCAGCCCTTAACGCCCTTTCACTGATGACCCGCCCCAGAATCCAAAAAGAGATGTTTTCCAGTGAACAGGAGCTGTATCTTTCTGAAAAAGAGATCAAAGACCAGGCCTTAGCAGAACGAAAAGAGCGGGCAGCGTCAGAGACCTTTACCCCCATCCGCGGGGACATGTTCACCGGGGACCATAAAATCCTGTCAAAGGACAGCCGGACCTATCTGGTCTGCCTCCACGATCCCGTAAAGGGAAAAGGTCATTGTTCATGCCCGGATTACCTGACCAACGGACTTGGGACCTGCAAACACATCCAGTTCATGTTCATGGCCCAATATCTCAAATCAGAGCCCGGGTTCAAAGCCCAGGCCGCAACCGAGACCCTGCCCTTCGTTGATATTTTCTGGGATTCTCTGGCCCAGGCCCCCAGGCATCATGCCCCAGGCTTCAACCCTGCCATGGCTGATCTTAAACCGGTGGTTGAAAAATATTTTAATGCCAAAGGAGACTTTATCGGATCAGACATCTCCCTGATCATGGGACTGATGCTCAGGCTCAGGGGAGACCGGCGGGTAAGGATACG
It encodes:
- the pspC gene encoding envelope stress response membrane protein PspC yields the protein MKYHYRRHQHGGFRRQRGQYGRFRQKIDTLATTQGIYRSRQGIFMGVCRGLAQHFNFSVFWTRIIVFILFLFTGFWPVGVIYIVAGLLLKLEPAIPLKNETDQEFYQSYTTSRESAIQRIKRKFDNIDRRIQRMEHTVTSREFDF
- a CDS encoding LysE family transporter, with the protein product MSHYLLMGLILGLSAGLSPGPLLALVISETLSRGLKAGIWVGFAPLVSDLPIFALALLGLSQVSDFNWVLGLISLLGGAVILKMGVSGLGAQATVLDTKNHGGTSFYKGVMVNLLSPHPYLFWISVGGPAATRAWELTPLAGVGFVATFYAMLVGSKVGLALMVARSRSFLMGKMYVFTMRFLGLMLCILSFVLIWEGLGFFGLKFDL
- a CDS encoding YchJ family protein, coding for MSPEKCPCKSNKKYADCCQLFIDGGVWAPTPEKLMRSRYTAFCKKNKNYLMATLDPEQTRNETARQQLEKDLALTMGQTCWLGLDILGKDMDGPDRGRVEFVAFFEQDSSLGQLHERSLFIRIKNRWYYTEGQILAPVPLSRNQPCVCGSGKKFKRCHGKK
- a CDS encoding phage-shock protein — translated: MSGAIIVAICIGGFILLLSTLGLIIIGIIRAAKTGGLSKNEKQTQTEETKMIQDIFNGLSKMEERVEALETILIERQKKTS
- a CDS encoding DUF3786 domain-containing protein gives rise to the protein MSHINNPMEVFKLLNGSNCRECGEKTCLAFAVAVFKETKPIQRCPYLEKEVIELYGGGFEKPDTIDENKARAIEDLKQQISLIDLSKAAERMGAQFSNNKLSIKIFGKRFSADPKGNLASEVHINAYMVVPALNYILNGSGKSPQGEWITFRELKGGPSRYAHFQQRCEKPLKRIADTYTDFFKDLLEIFDGKKIVSQIDSDISIVLYPLPFFPLMVCYWKPEDGLESGLHIYFDRVSDDTLDIESIYTLCEGIALMFEKIALRHGA